A part of Streptomyces sp. NBC_01235 genomic DNA contains:
- a CDS encoding ATP-binding protein yields MGVSLARGVVVRRLLAVDEEGTLSRLHVRIAAELAGVSERTVWRWLADGRRGHVEARPRQDGFSLSDPLWEVLAQAGGNVAELRRRMLRAQEEGALEEWGAQCVPSLPTLHRVIKRDLGAGRVLEVARPAGARAGVEPSPYDRALADLGFADGADGPAVVDGPPADVPVPEDAADAGVRAGGVRLYVPGARLVSTRQVAGVVEAVGHTVAARGMCCVYGDPGLGKTVAVEQALRLLPGRVPVWRAVAGVAPGLPQLRACLCEALGLPSGALTHRAGPAGQALERTLAEPGVLVVDDAQRLTPPLLDYLRQLWDAPGCAAALVLCGAGSERAVARASALRSRVLTWHQVGRLEPSQLQQTLGLFHPVWAQADPDDLARVDEQMAHGNFRTWAKITSHVYAARERDPVRRVDGELIEQACARLGCDVPVWCQWVVSVTACQVRVFSLLVGC; encoded by the coding sequence GTGGGTGTGTCGTTGGCGCGGGGTGTGGTGGTGCGGCGGCTTCTTGCGGTGGATGAGGAGGGGACGCTGTCGCGGTTGCATGTGCGGATCGCGGCGGAGCTGGCGGGGGTGTCGGAGCGGACGGTGTGGCGGTGGCTGGCCGATGGGCGCCGGGGCCATGTCGAGGCGAGGCCGCGGCAGGACGGGTTTTCGCTGAGTGATCCCTTGTGGGAGGTCCTGGCTCAGGCGGGCGGGAATGTTGCGGAGTTGCGGCGCAGGATGCTCCGGGCGCAGGAAGAGGGGGCGTTGGAGGAATGGGGTGCGCAGTGTGTGCCGTCGCTGCCGACGTTGCACCGGGTGATCAAGCGGGATCTGGGGGCGGGCCGGGTGCTTGAGGTGGCCCGTCCGGCAGGGGCCCGCGCCGGGGTGGAGCCGAGTCCGTATGACCGGGCGCTGGCGGACTTGGGGTTCGCGGACGGGGCGGACGGACCGGCTGTTGTCGACGGGCCGCCCGCCGACGTGCCGGTGCCGGAGGACGCCGCGGATGCGGGGGTGCGGGCCGGTGGGGTGCGGTTGTACGTGCCGGGGGCGCGGCTGGTGTCGACGCGGCAGGTGGCCGGGGTGGTGGAGGCGGTGGGTCATACGGTCGCGGCGCGCGGGATGTGCTGTGTGTACGGGGATCCGGGGCTGGGCAAGACGGTCGCTGTTGAGCAGGCGTTGCGTCTTTTGCCGGGCCGGGTGCCGGTGTGGCGGGCGGTGGCCGGGGTCGCGCCCGGTCTGCCGCAGTTGCGGGCCTGCCTGTGTGAGGCGCTCGGGCTGCCGTCGGGGGCGCTGACGCACCGGGCCGGGCCGGCCGGTCAGGCTCTCGAGCGGACTCTGGCCGAGCCGGGTGTGCTGGTCGTCGATGACGCCCAGCGGCTGACGCCGCCCTTGCTGGACTATCTGCGGCAGTTGTGGGACGCGCCGGGCTGCGCGGCGGCGCTGGTGCTGTGCGGGGCGGGAAGCGAACGCGCTGTGGCGCGGGCGTCGGCGCTGCGCTCGCGGGTGCTGACCTGGCACCAGGTCGGCCGGCTTGAGCCGTCTCAACTGCAGCAGACGCTGGGCCTGTTCCATCCGGTGTGGGCGCAGGCGGACCCGGACGACCTGGCGCGGGTGGACGAGCAGATGGCGCACGGCAATTTCCGCACCTGGGCGAAGATCACGTCGCATGTCTACGCGGCCCGTGAGCGCGATCCCGTACGGCGGGTGGATGGGGAGCTGATCGAGCAGGCCTGCGCGCGTCTTGGCTGCGATGTGCCGGTGTGGTGTCAGTGGGTGGTGTCAGTGACGGCATGTCAGGTCAGGGTGTTTTCGCTGTTGGTGGGGTGTTGA
- a CDS encoding transposase family protein, with protein MEDGDAVRAGGGLPAASRRALRGPAVRRLLALRAGKKLTAGHVRVAADALGVAERTVWRWLAAAEGDEAAAASPGAPPRAGATFTITPEVRGLLALWKGNVRAVHRELVLRAARKSPPADAPSLTTLHRAIRRDLTPGERAGLAGGERAARKHDVFLARPRGWRNQVWETDHVQAAVLVDVDGTARRPWITWFTDCATNAITGVAVTPGDPSRESVLSALRSAVLREDPYGPFGGLPEKVRVDRGKDFLSRTVTAAFDLLDVTVEDLPAYTPHLKGTVEGLNRAVESMFLAALPGYARQPRPGKRASRPKDEVLLGFEDFTARLLDWTLWWNTEHRPAPLRGKTPLEAWQEDPTPLRDVPATDLWTFTLEDAGTRTLTTRGIRFRRRDYVGPWMTGQAGIQVRVRYMPHHDHRIEVYHAVTGRYLGPADLADRATEEQVSAVRRARAARTRRLKKDLEVSQRERYAAVNQPEAPQRLGALTTAQAEAELAQAADTDLSQLSLPDLIPPAAPPTGWRTPASLAALTTPDRPTPLPSGRDSVPAPDGPDGRAARPTTDKDGDAS; from the coding sequence ATGGAGGACGGTGACGCCGTCCGTGCAGGCGGCGGGCTGCCCGCGGCATCGAGGAGGGCACTGCGCGGTCCGGCGGTACGGCGGCTGCTCGCTCTGCGGGCGGGGAAGAAGCTGACAGCGGGTCATGTGCGGGTGGCTGCAGACGCGTTGGGGGTGGCGGAGCGCACGGTGTGGCGGTGGCTGGCCGCGGCTGAGGGTGATGAGGCCGCGGCCGCCAGCCCTGGTGCCCCGCCCCGGGCCGGTGCGACGTTCACGATCACGCCTGAAGTCCGTGGGCTGTTGGCACTGTGGAAGGGGAACGTGCGGGCCGTCCATCGCGAACTGGTCCTCCGTGCCGCTCGGAAGTCTCCGCCTGCAGACGCACCGTCGCTGACGACGCTGCATCGCGCGATCCGCCGTGATCTGACGCCGGGGGAGCGGGCCGGGCTCGCGGGAGGGGAGCGGGCGGCGCGCAAGCATGATGTGTTCCTGGCCCGGCCGCGGGGCTGGCGCAACCAGGTGTGGGAGACCGACCACGTCCAAGCGGCGGTGCTGGTCGACGTCGACGGCACCGCCCGCAGGCCGTGGATCACGTGGTTCACCGACTGCGCGACGAACGCGATCACGGGTGTCGCGGTCACGCCGGGGGATCCGTCGCGGGAGTCGGTGCTTTCCGCGCTGCGCTCCGCGGTCCTGCGTGAGGATCCCTACGGCCCGTTCGGCGGCCTGCCGGAGAAAGTACGGGTGGACCGCGGCAAGGACTTCCTGTCCAGGACGGTGACCGCCGCGTTCGATCTCCTGGACGTGACGGTGGAGGACCTGCCCGCCTACACCCCCCACCTCAAGGGCACCGTGGAGGGTCTCAACCGGGCGGTGGAGAGCATGTTCCTGGCCGCGCTGCCCGGCTACGCCCGCCAGCCGCGTCCCGGCAAGCGGGCTTCCCGCCCGAAGGACGAAGTGCTGCTCGGTTTCGAGGACTTCACCGCCAGGCTGCTGGATTGGACGCTCTGGTGGAACACCGAGCATCGCCCCGCGCCCTTGCGGGGCAAGACGCCGCTTGAGGCGTGGCAGGAGGATCCGACCCCGCTGAGGGACGTGCCGGCGACGGATCTGTGGACGTTCACCCTGGAGGACGCCGGCACTCGCACGCTGACCACCCGCGGCATCCGCTTCAGGAGACGCGACTATGTGGGCCCGTGGATGACCGGTCAGGCCGGTATCCAGGTCAGGGTCCGCTACATGCCCCACCACGACCACCGGATCGAGGTCTACCACGCGGTCACCGGCCGCTACCTCGGTCCCGCAGATCTGGCCGACCGGGCCACCGAGGAACAGGTCAGCGCCGTACGGCGAGCACGGGCCGCCCGCACCCGCCGCCTCAAGAAGGACCTGGAGGTTTCCCAGCGCGAGCGCTACGCCGCCGTGAACCAGCCCGAGGCCCCTCAGCGGCTCGGTGCGTTGACCACCGCGCAGGCCGAGGCCGAACTCGCCCAGGCCGCTGACACCGACCTGTCGCAGCTGTCGCTGCCGGACCTCATCCCGCCCGCCGCGCCGCCGACCGGGTGGCGTACCCCTGCTTCCCTGGCCGCGCTGACCACGCCAGACCGGCCCACCCCGCTCCCGTCCGGCCGTGATTCCGTTCCCGCTCCGGACGGCCCCGATGGGCGGGCCGCACGTCCCACCACCGACAAAGACGGAGACGCCTCGTGA
- a CDS encoding ATP-binding protein produces MLVARLLELEAAGALTTAHVRAGAQVGGVNVRTVWRWLDAARTEGRVERRPRARLELSDQVWEVLAQAGGNVSVLHRHLKDAGGEVPSLASLYRVVRRDLEAGRVLPDRVVVRREREEQRTRQALVDLALAGMREGGAAKGVARRPPHPAPAAASAVLPSGESGAMAGVALPAGAQLVRTSSVRAVAEAVGQAMAAEGAVCVFGDPGRGKTAAVRMALHEVPPGWKVTWVPVPVRPSVSGMRRAVFDALALPGRFPHTSALADAAVVGALGEARVLVVDEAQRLPVPCLEYLQSLWDDPGTRITLVLCGSGSERALARLPQLASRIGGWQEVPRLAAAEVAAVVTGFHPLWRTVAAPDLTWIDQSCAHGAFRMWAALTAHLQNALLTTADAAVDRALLRRLFRRVAPPL; encoded by the coding sequence GTGCTGGTTGCGCGGCTGCTGGAGCTCGAGGCGGCGGGGGCGTTGACCACGGCGCACGTGCGTGCGGGCGCGCAGGTCGGTGGGGTGAATGTGCGCACGGTGTGGCGCTGGCTGGATGCGGCGCGGACGGAGGGCCGTGTGGAGCGCAGGCCGCGGGCCCGGCTGGAGTTGTCCGACCAGGTGTGGGAGGTGCTGGCACAGGCGGGCGGGAACGTGTCGGTGCTGCACCGGCATTTGAAGGATGCCGGGGGAGAAGTGCCGTCGCTGGCGTCGCTGTACCGGGTGGTGCGGCGGGACCTGGAGGCCGGCAGGGTCTTGCCGGATCGTGTGGTGGTGCGGCGGGAGCGGGAGGAGCAGCGGACACGGCAGGCGCTGGTTGACCTTGCGCTGGCCGGGATGCGTGAGGGCGGCGCGGCGAAGGGGGTGGCGCGCCGGCCGCCGCACCCCGCGCCGGCGGCGGCGTCCGCGGTCCTGCCGTCGGGGGAGAGCGGTGCGATGGCGGGTGTGGCGTTGCCGGCGGGAGCACAGCTGGTGCGGACGTCGTCGGTGCGGGCGGTGGCCGAGGCGGTCGGGCAGGCGATGGCGGCGGAGGGCGCGGTGTGTGTGTTCGGTGACCCGGGCCGGGGCAAGACCGCGGCCGTGCGGATGGCGCTCCACGAGGTCCCGCCGGGCTGGAAGGTGACGTGGGTGCCGGTGCCGGTGCGCCCGTCGGTGTCTGGCATGAGGCGGGCGGTGTTCGATGCTTTGGCGCTGCCGGGCCGTTTCCCGCACACGTCGGCGCTGGCCGACGCCGCGGTCGTGGGGGCTTTGGGTGAGGCGCGGGTGCTGGTGGTCGATGAGGCGCAGCGCCTGCCTGTGCCGTGCCTGGAGTACCTGCAGAGCCTGTGGGACGACCCCGGCACGCGGATCACGCTGGTGCTGTGCGGGTCGGGCAGCGAGCGGGCGCTGGCCCGGCTGCCGCAGCTGGCATCGCGGATCGGCGGGTGGCAGGAGGTTCCGCGCCTGGCTGCAGCGGAAGTGGCGGCCGTGGTGACCGGCTTCCATCCGCTGTGGCGCACCGTCGCGGCCCCGGATCTGACGTGGATCGACCAGTCGTGCGCCCACGGCGCGTTCCGCATGTGGGCCGCTCTGACTGCCCACCTGCAGAACGCGCTGCTGACCACCGCTGACGCGGCCGTCGACCGGGCTTTGCTGAGGCGGCTGTTCAGGAGGGTCGCGCCGCCGCTATGA
- a CDS encoding IS5 family transposase, producing MSWRAMPADFPAWARVYAFFRRWREHGLIAEFHDRLRGTLREREGREAEPTAGIIDAQSVRAAATVPAASRGYDGGKKVPGRKRHIVTDCLGLLLAVAVTAANIGDRDAAAGLLTRLRRLHRDITLVWADGGYTDSLVGWCRDKLALTLEIVKRTDDMAGFVVLPRRWVAERTFAWLMNSRRLARDYETLPATSEAMIRWSMVTRMSRRLGRPRSAGRH from the coding sequence ATCTCCTGGCGGGCGATGCCCGCGGACTTCCCCGCATGGGCCCGGGTCTACGCCTTCTTCCGCCGCTGGCGCGAGCACGGGCTGATCGCCGAGTTCCACGACCGGCTGCGCGGGACGCTCCGTGAGCGCGAGGGCCGCGAGGCCGAGCCCACTGCGGGGATCATCGACGCGCAGTCGGTACGGGCCGCCGCGACGGTGCCTGCCGCCTCACGCGGCTACGACGGCGGGAAGAAGGTGCCGGGCCGCAAGCGGCACATCGTGACCGACTGCCTCGGCCTGCTCCTGGCCGTCGCGGTCACCGCCGCGAACATCGGCGACCGGGACGCCGCCGCGGGCCTGCTGACCCGGCTGCGCCGCCTGCACCGCGACATCACCCTCGTCTGGGCCGACGGCGGCTACACCGACTCCCTCGTCGGCTGGTGCCGGGACAAACTCGCCCTGACCTTGGAGATCGTCAAGCGCACCGACGACATGGCAGGGTTCGTGGTGCTGCCCAGGCGCTGGGTGGCCGAGCGCACGTTCGCGTGGCTGATGAACTCCCGCCGTCTGGCCCGGGACTACGAGACCCTGCCCGCCACCAGCGAGGCGATGATCCGGTGGTCGATGGTCACGCGGATGAGCCGGCGTCTGGGACGGCCACGGTCCGCCGGCCGGCACTGA
- a CDS encoding MauE/DoxX family redox-associated membrane protein, giving the protein MILRLVLGTVYAAMAVGQLTSITDMPTVLGAYGLVHGAAAGVLAAGLIAGELVCGVWFLTRPRSTAITPGWVYTAVSVVWTVLAVQAYARGLAVDNCGCFGNYLTQRLSWFVLLQDGFTLVYAAVLLRTTRTAAARGTTGGVEVDRDVRIP; this is encoded by the coding sequence ATGATCCTCCGTCTCGTCCTCGGCACGGTCTACGCGGCGATGGCCGTCGGCCAGCTCACCTCGATCACCGATATGCCGACGGTTCTCGGCGCGTACGGTCTGGTGCACGGCGCCGCGGCGGGCGTACTCGCCGCGGGGCTGATCGCCGGGGAGCTGGTGTGCGGGGTGTGGTTCCTGACCCGTCCGCGGTCGACGGCCATCACCCCCGGGTGGGTCTACACCGCCGTGTCCGTCGTCTGGACGGTGCTGGCCGTCCAGGCGTATGCGCGGGGGCTGGCCGTGGACAACTGCGGCTGCTTCGGGAACTACCTCACCCAACGGCTGAGCTGGTTCGTCCTCCTCCAGGACGGTTTCACGCTCGTGTACGCCGCCGTACTGCTGCGCACCACCCGTACAGCCGCTGCGAGGGGGACGACCGGTGGCGTGGAGGTGGATCGTGATGTCCGCATCCCGTGA
- a CDS encoding ATP-binding protein → MTAATYQYVDLPDASVVTTRALLTARENITDTVAARAMMCIHGGAGFGKTLAVNTCLRELEPGEDVRKITFRARPTARAVRYELFTALDLAGEPPRHPSEFDRLLKMALAERPRTFLVDEAQWLNGEAFEYFRYLWDEPATQLAIIFVGGEGCHTVLRREPMLSSRIFIWQHFTRLTPGEVLEAIPLFHPVWADADPDDIAFADQHAAHGNFRAWAQLTAHTRTALARTGRSRVDQELLRWAFSRLA, encoded by the coding sequence GTGACCGCGGCCACCTACCAGTACGTCGACCTGCCCGACGCCTCCGTGGTCACAACCCGCGCCCTGCTCACTGCCCGGGAGAACATCACCGACACCGTCGCCGCCCGCGCCATGATGTGCATCCACGGCGGCGCCGGCTTCGGCAAGACCCTTGCCGTCAACACCTGCTTGCGCGAACTCGAACCCGGCGAGGACGTCCGCAAGATCACCTTCCGGGCCCGGCCCACCGCCCGCGCGGTGCGCTACGAACTGTTCACCGCGCTCGACCTGGCCGGTGAACCACCGCGCCACCCCAGTGAATTCGACCGTCTGCTAAAGATGGCCCTGGCCGAACGCCCCCGTACCTTCCTGGTCGATGAGGCGCAGTGGCTCAACGGGGAGGCGTTCGAATATTTCCGCTACCTGTGGGACGAACCTGCCACCCAGCTCGCGATCATCTTCGTCGGCGGGGAGGGCTGCCACACCGTGCTGCGCCGCGAACCGATGCTGTCCTCCCGCATCTTCATCTGGCAGCACTTCACCCGCCTCACCCCCGGCGAGGTCCTGGAGGCCATTCCCCTGTTCCACCCGGTGTGGGCCGACGCCGATCCCGACGACATAGCCTTCGCCGACCAGCACGCCGCACACGGCAACTTCCGCGCCTGGGCCCAGCTGACCGCCCACACCCGCACCGCCCTGGCCCGCACCGGCCGCTCCCGTGTGGATCAGGAGCTGCTGCGCTGGGCCTTCAGCCGCCTCGCCTGA
- a CDS encoding SRPBCC family protein yields the protein MSAARRLRMAAWAAGVGGSLAAAYLGLVTGAVPVDVGVGRRTRPLGPQTVDIAAPRETVFDVVARPYLGRTPRAMREKLNVLERGSDMVLAEHYTPIADGRLKAVTVESVRFARPERIDFRLVRGPVPHVTESFVLSETTTATRLVYEGELGTDLWRLGQWWGTAVAARWEATVAASLASVKAEAERLAASRR from the coding sequence GTGAGCGCCGCGCGTCGTCTGCGCATGGCGGCCTGGGCTGCCGGTGTGGGCGGGTCGCTGGCTGCCGCCTACCTGGGACTGGTGACCGGTGCCGTCCCGGTCGATGTCGGTGTGGGCCGCCGGACTCGGCCGCTGGGCCCGCAGACGGTCGACATCGCGGCCCCTCGAGAGACGGTGTTCGACGTGGTGGCCCGGCCGTATCTGGGCCGCACGCCGCGGGCGATGCGAGAGAAGCTGAATGTCCTGGAACGCGGCAGCGACATGGTTCTGGCTGAGCACTACACACCGATCGCCGACGGGCGACTGAAAGCGGTGACCGTGGAGAGCGTGCGCTTCGCCCGACCCGAGCGCATCGACTTCCGGCTGGTGCGCGGCCCGGTGCCGCACGTGACAGAGTCCTTCGTGCTGAGCGAGACGACGACGGCGACGCGGCTGGTGTACGAGGGGGAGCTGGGCACCGATCTGTGGCGGCTCGGCCAGTGGTGGGGCACGGCGGTGGCGGCCCGCTGGGAGGCCACGGTCGCTGCCTCGCTCGCCTCGGTCAAGGCCGAGGCCGAACGCCTTGCCGCATCGCGCCGGTGA
- a CDS encoding MFS transporter — MSEDFGTVDRRPLATVLAANLVSIAGNCLTYMGVPWFVLQSTGSAAEAGIVAFCTLLPAVLAALVSGPVIDRMGRRRVSVASDLACGVAVAAIPLLQFAGILQFWMLCVLMAMTGLFRSPGETARGVLLPTLAESAGMPLTRAAGLYDGAARCAALTASALGGVLIAVLGAENVLLVDAATFAVAAPLFAFGVRGLPEAQPQRRAEPASLRAYRRELAEGYRFLAATPLLLGLCLMTLVTRGLDQGWSAVLLPVHAREELDGAVDLGLLNAAFGVCALTGALVYGAVGSRFRRWPVFTIAFLIGGLPRFVVAAFTDTSTPLALTMAVEGLAFGVLNPIMATVTYETVPEELRSRVLSATTASVQLVTPLGGLAVGFLVDSAGLPFSLLAVGGVYLLATLCPVIFPAWRRMDSTGSPHDRTEDSLPQRTGAKRM, encoded by the coding sequence GTGTCCGAAGACTTCGGGACGGTTGATCGCCGTCCTCTGGCAACGGTTCTTGCCGCCAACCTCGTTTCGATCGCAGGGAATTGCCTTACGTACATGGGCGTGCCGTGGTTCGTGCTGCAGAGTACGGGCAGTGCCGCCGAAGCTGGGATCGTGGCGTTCTGCACACTGCTGCCCGCAGTGCTCGCTGCGCTCGTCAGCGGTCCGGTCATCGATCGGATGGGCCGACGGCGGGTGAGTGTCGCCTCGGATCTCGCCTGCGGGGTCGCCGTTGCGGCGATCCCGCTTCTGCAGTTCGCCGGCATCCTGCAGTTCTGGATGCTGTGCGTGCTGATGGCGATGACAGGGTTGTTCCGTTCGCCGGGTGAAACCGCTCGCGGCGTGCTGTTGCCCACGCTTGCCGAAAGCGCCGGAATGCCGCTGACCAGGGCTGCCGGGCTGTACGACGGTGCGGCACGCTGCGCGGCGCTGACGGCATCCGCTCTCGGAGGTGTGCTGATCGCCGTACTCGGAGCCGAGAACGTCCTGTTGGTGGATGCCGCGACCTTCGCCGTGGCCGCGCCACTGTTCGCGTTCGGAGTGCGCGGCCTGCCCGAGGCACAGCCCCAACGACGGGCCGAGCCGGCGTCGCTGCGAGCCTACCGTCGTGAACTCGCGGAAGGCTATCGCTTCCTGGCGGCCACGCCGCTGCTGCTGGGCCTGTGCCTGATGACGCTGGTCACCAGGGGCCTCGACCAGGGGTGGAGCGCCGTGCTCCTGCCCGTGCATGCCCGTGAGGAGCTTGATGGTGCCGTCGATCTCGGTCTGCTGAACGCGGCGTTCGGAGTTTGCGCTCTTACGGGGGCGCTGGTCTATGGGGCGGTGGGCAGCCGCTTTCGGCGGTGGCCCGTGTTCACTATCGCCTTTCTCATCGGGGGCCTGCCGCGCTTCGTGGTGGCCGCCTTCACCGACACCTCCACCCCGCTGGCCCTGACCATGGCGGTAGAGGGTCTCGCCTTCGGCGTACTCAACCCCATCATGGCCACCGTGACGTATGAGACGGTGCCGGAGGAACTACGCAGCCGCGTGCTGAGCGCGACAACGGCCTCGGTCCAGCTGGTCACTCCGCTGGGCGGACTGGCCGTGGGCTTCCTCGTGGATTCGGCCGGCCTGCCCTTCTCGCTGCTGGCGGTGGGTGGTGTGTATCTGCTCGCCACGCTGTGCCCGGTGATCTTCCCGGCCTGGAGAAGGATGGACAGCACTGGTTCTCCCCACGACAGGACGGAGGACTCGCTGCCGCAGCGTACGGGGGCGAAACGGATGTAG
- a CDS encoding DUF427 domain-containing protein, whose protein sequence is MMRAVWNGTVLAEVEQTIVVEGSHYFPPESLHREYFTVSRTRSLCFWKGLARYYTVTAGGQTNVNAAWYYPRPSPLARKIKNHVAFWNGIVVEEVAPRVSR, encoded by the coding sequence ATGATGCGCGCCGTGTGGAACGGCACCGTGCTCGCGGAGGTCGAACAGACCATCGTGGTGGAGGGCAGTCACTACTTCCCGCCCGAGTCGCTGCACCGCGAGTACTTCACCGTCAGCCGGACCAGGTCGCTGTGCTTTTGGAAGGGGCTCGCCCGCTACTACACGGTGACTGCCGGTGGGCAGACCAATGTGAACGCCGCCTGGTACTACCCGCGCCCGAGCCCACTGGCCCGGAAGATCAAGAATCACGTCGCCTTCTGGAACGGCATCGTGGTTGAGGAAGTCGCCCCGCGGGTGAGCCGGTGA